CGGTCCCCATTTTTGGCCATCTTAGCAGCACGTTTCTCCCTAAGCaatcttctcttttcagCGGCGTCCATTATGTAACTTGACATTCAAGCCCTACCAAAACTATTGCTCTCTGCAGATGATCAAATATGGAAATTTATCTCCAATTTACAGTTGTGAATATTCtagaagaaaaactatTGAGATTTTCATGATTGCGAGATTTTCAGTATCTGATGCTCATTTGGTTCTCCACAAGATAAattgtgattttttttttcctcgtTGTTCATCTCTTTGCTGTGTTAGTATCTGACTAGTTTTACCGAACAAGGGACCATCTAGCTTCGACAATGTCAGAGAAGTCACTTGACAGGTCCTCCAATGAGGAAATGCAGAAGCATTACGAAGATCTACGTAAACTTTATAAGCCACCGTCTAAAATTCGGTTATTTATTTATGACCTTATACTTTGGGCTTTTTGTGTGGTTTTCGATTGCTTCTTCCGTGAGATAAGGTCAAGAGGTGGATTCAAGGTCCCTAAGAAGGATGCCGTAATTTTTGTTGCTGCTCCGCATGCAAATCAGTTTGTTGATCCAATCATCCTAATGTCTCAAATTAAAAAGGCATCAAATAGACgtatttcttgtttgattgCTGAAAAGTCCCACAGGAGAAAGTTTATTGGTTTAGTTTCAAGGTCGCAATTGGCTATACCTGTTAAGAGAGCTCAAGACAATTTGCAAACCAGGAAAGGTTTGATCAGACTAGACCAGAATGATGAATTGCACATTATTGGTTCTAACACACAATTCCTCAAAGATTGCCAAAGTAAAGGCCTTATTGCTCTTCCAAATTCATTAGCGAGTGGTGTGATTGAAAAGGTGGTATCTGACACAGAGATTTACTTGAAAAAGCCACTGAGATATTCGTCACCGAAGAATGAGGCTCGTGCCCAAAAAGTCTTGGTTGAAGGGACACCCTTCAAAGCAGCCgataaaattgatcaatCCGAGGTTTACGCACAAGTATTTGAACACCTGGCCCATGGTTATTGTATTGGTGTTTTCTCAGAAGGTGGTTCCCACGATAGGCCAGATTTGTTACCATTAAAGGCTGGTGTTGCTGTCATGGCTTTAGGTGCGATGGATTCCACACCTGGCCTAAATGTTAAAATTGTCCCTGTAGGTATGAATTATTTCCATGCCCACAAGTTTAGATCTAGAGCATTAGTTGAATTTGGCGATCCGATTGAAATTGGCGATGATTTATTGAGAATGTactcaaactcttcaacaacGTCAAATGCAGTTAAAATTTTACTCGATGAAATTACTAAGGGTGTGAAGTCAGTCACGCTATCATGCCCAGATTTTGAAAGCTTATCAGTTGTTCAAGCTGGTCGTAGATTGTACGCCAACAACTTCTCCAGCCAATTGTCACTTGCTACAAGGGTTGAGATGAACAGGCGTTTGTTGAATGGTTATTTacatttcaaagatgaCCCAAAAGTTGTGAAGCTGAAGGATGACATTTTGAGATATAAcgagaatttgaaaagtatGAAAATACCTGACCATTTGGTTGGTAATACCGAGGTCAAGTCCAAGTTTCTAGTGTTGTCTGAACTATTACTTGCAGGCCTACAGGTGGCAGTTTTAGGATTGTTGGCATTGCCTGgtataattttgttttctcctGTTTTCATTGCAACGAAGAGGATTTCTGAGGtcaaaagaagagaagcTCTGGCAGGATCTACAGTTAAAATTAAAGGTAACGATGTCATTGCTACTTGGAAAATTCTTGTTGCTATGGGATTTGCTCCAATTTTATACACGGCTTATTCATTGATCGGTATCAAGGTTGTTCATCTTTACTACCCAAATGTATCCAGActatttgcattttcaatattttatGCTTTATCAGTGACACTAACTTATTCTGCACTTATTTTTGGTGATAAAGGTATGGATCTGTTTAAAGAGTCTAGATCTGCGTGGCTTTTACTCACGGATAAAAATGGcttcaacaatttgaaaaatcaaagagatAGACTATCGGTTGAAATTACCTCTCTAATTAACGAGTATGGTCCACAAATCTATCCTGACTTTAACTTACTAGAGTATGAGAAGAACcttcaaatcaagaagGCATTGAAAGACAAACGCAAGAGGGAACAGTTTGAAAAGTTGCAGAGTGGTTTaactgaagaagaacaGTTAGAAGAGATCAAAACTCAGGAGCTCAGACAACGTAGATTACAgagaaaaatggaaaggAAAATGGGCGACGATGATAACAAGAAAATCGATAAAAAATTTGTCATAACCCAGAATacttcaattcttcaagatGACCATTCGAGTAACGAACTGTCTTCCACTTCTCTTTCGGATTCAGAGTTATCATCATCGGAGTCTGATTTTAGTAACTCATCATCTGCTAAGTACAAAACCTTGAATATGATCAAAGACCAAATGATCAGGGAAAACAGGGAAAGAGACAATAGTAATTAGATGCATGGTATTTAATCtaacttttgtttttatagATGATCAATAGTGTACCaattatatatacatgACAAATGTTGTAATAAATTAATATATTCTGTTCAGAATCAAAAGGAACTCCAATCCCAATCTGCGGGAACACTTTGGGTGTCGGCCTTTTGGTCTCTGTTTTCAGAGCTAGTCTTGTTCAAGTCTTTACCATTAGTTCCTAAATTATGATCCCTCGTCGTGTGGTCAAGCACATATTCCTCATATTTCTGGAAACATAAATGACAAACCTTACAGAGATACTTTGGAGATTCTTTCACTGTTTTAGAACTTCTAGCTCGTTCTACATTATCGAGTTGAGTGTTACCACAGTTATCCctatttttattgttgCCCCCACCATTAtgaaaatcatcaactGGATTATAAGCTTCTCCATTATCAGCATTATAATCATtgtcattatcatcatcccATTCTCGCCCAAATAACGTGAATTTAGCATCTTTATCCAGATATATATAGTTCCTCAAACATGTTCCACAAAATAGTCCCCCACATGAACGGCAATGATGTCTTCTTCGACTCTCAGTCAAATAGTTGAACAGTTTACCGCACTGCTCACAATTGAACCGACTACTATCTGGCTTCCAATGTATTCTTGATGGGCCATCATATTTATCATCCGGGACCCTGCCCGTCAAATAGTTCCAATAATctattattgaagatgcagTAGATTTGGCTGAAGCATTTGATGTGCTCTTAGTGAGAACTGGCCGGTCTGGTGTTTTGTTGACATCGAATCCAGGTTCA
The window above is part of the Pichia kudriavzevii chromosome 1, complete sequence genome. Proteins encoded here:
- a CDS encoding uncharacterized protein (PKUD0A08930; similar to Saccharomyces cerevisiae YBL011W (SCT1); ancestral locus Anc_4.96) codes for the protein MSEKSLDRSSNEEMQKHYEDLRKLYKPPSKIRLFIYDLILWAFCVVFDCFFREIRSRGGFKVPKKDAVIFVAAPHANQFVDPIILMSQIKKASNRRISCLIAEKSHRRKFIGLVSRSQLAIPVKRAQDNLQTRKGLIRLDQNDELHIIGSNTQFLKDCQSKGLIALPNSLASGVIEKVVSDTEIYLKKPLRYSSPKNEARAQKVLVEGTPFKAADKIDQSEVYAQVFEHLAHGYCIGVFSEGGSHDRPDLLPLKAGVAVMALGAMDSTPGLNVKIVPVGMNYFHAHKFRSRALVEFGDPIEIGDDLLRMYSNSSTTSNAVKILLDEITKGVKSVTLSCPDFESLSVVQAGRRLYANNFSSQLSLATRVEMNRRLLNGYLHFKDDPKVVKLKDDILRYNENLKSMKIPDHLVGNTEVKSKFLVLSELLLAGLQVAVLGLLALPGIILFSPVFIATKRISEVKRREALAGSTVKIKGNDVIATWKILVAMGFAPILYTAYSLIGIKVVHLYYPNVSRLFAFSIFYALSVTLTYSALIFGDKGMDLFKESRSAWLLLTDKNGFNNLKNQRDRLSVEITSLINEYGPQIYPDFNLLEYEKNLQIKKALKDKRKREQFEKLQSGLTEEEQLEEIKTQELRQRRLQRKMERKMGDDDNKKIDKKFVITQNTSILQDDHSSNELSSTSLSDSELSSSESDFSNSSSAKYKTLNMIKDQMIRENRERDNSN